The following proteins are encoded in a genomic region of Chloracidobacterium sp.:
- a CDS encoding elongation factor G, with product MKAFTTENLRNLAVIGHGDAGKTQLVSSMLHVSGAPGRWGKVDEGTTVTDYEEDSISRKISLNNNFAHLESGDAKINLIDTPGYAAFVAHARPALRVSDCALVVVDAVHGIEVQTEKTWQYANEFLLPRFMVINKIDKEHADFGHALETATSSFARSIVPFTLPIGKEADFKGVVDVVHQKAYEFDSAGKAKEIPMPEEGRDIFERTRERLIEIVAESDDALMEEYFENGTLPEEKIYPNLAKAIASSKLCPVYAVSATTFVGLSILIDHIVEFAPNPATHEAEYGFVDNEMSGDRISRKYSNDEPFSAYVFRTIADPFAGRITVMKVVSGKIASDATVQNTTRDTAERLGALHVISGKTLDKVDSAQTGDIIACVKLKETHTGDTLSDKAHPIVYPKVEYPEAAIAFAIEPKSRADEDKISQALNKILEEDPSLHFDRDAQTKEFILSGSGQLHIETVVDKLKNRYHVEVTLHPPKVPYKETITATAEVQGRHKKQSGGRGQFGDCKCIFEPLERGAGFEWVDKIFGGSIPQNFRPAVEKGILEAAQGGAIAGYPLVDFRVTLIDGSYHTVDSDEHSFRAAGRKAFRAAMEKAKPTLLEPIMDVEVFTPQEVSGDIMGDLNSRRGRVSGMEMRGKQQVIKAKVPLSEMLDYQSKLNSVTQARGSYHMQFSHYDPLPANLSQKVVDEAVASGRVRAQDDDE from the coding sequence ATGAAAGCATTTACAACTGAGAACCTCAGGAACCTTGCTGTCATCGGACACGGCGACGCGGGTAAAACCCAACTCGTCAGTTCGATGCTGCACGTTTCAGGTGCGCCCGGACGCTGGGGAAAAGTGGACGAGGGCACGACCGTAACCGATTACGAAGAAGATTCAATATCCAGAAAAATCTCGCTTAACAATAACTTCGCTCATTTAGAATCAGGCGACGCAAAGATAAATTTGATCGACACGCCGGGCTACGCGGCATTTGTCGCGCATGCTCGCCCGGCACTTCGTGTTTCGGATTGTGCCCTCGTGGTCGTCGATGCGGTTCACGGCATCGAGGTTCAGACCGAAAAGACCTGGCAGTATGCCAACGAGTTCCTGCTGCCGCGGTTCATGGTCATCAACAAGATAGACAAGGAGCACGCCGATTTCGGCCACGCTCTTGAGACCGCAACATCGAGTTTTGCCCGGTCGATCGTTCCCTTTACGCTGCCGATAGGTAAAGAGGCCGACTTCAAGGGCGTCGTCGATGTTGTGCACCAGAAGGCGTATGAGTTCGACTCCGCCGGAAAAGCAAAAGAAATTCCGATGCCTGAAGAAGGCCGCGACATCTTTGAGCGCACCCGCGAACGCCTTATCGAGATCGTTGCCGAGAGCGACGATGCGCTTATGGAAGAGTACTTTGAGAACGGCACCCTTCCCGAGGAAAAGATCTATCCGAACCTCGCAAAGGCGATCGCATCGAGCAAACTTTGCCCCGTTTATGCCGTCTCGGCAACAACGTTTGTCGGGCTTTCGATCCTGATCGACCACATTGTGGAATTCGCCCCGAATCCGGCAACGCATGAGGCCGAGTATGGCTTTGTTGACAACGAGATGTCCGGCGATCGGATCTCGCGCAAATACTCGAATGACGAACCGTTCTCGGCTTATGTCTTTCGCACGATCGCCGATCCGTTCGCGGGCCGCATCACTGTAATGAAAGTCGTCAGCGGGAAAATAGCCTCTGATGCGACGGTTCAAAATACGACCCGCGACACGGCAGAACGCCTCGGTGCACTGCACGTCATCTCCGGCAAGACCCTCGATAAGGTAGATTCGGCACAAACCGGCGATATCATTGCATGCGTTAAACTTAAGGAAACTCATACCGGCGACACTCTTTCCGACAAGGCACATCCGATCGTTTATCCCAAGGTCGAATATCCTGAGGCCGCTATCGCATTCGCCATCGAGCCGAAGTCGCGGGCCGACGAGGACAAGATCTCGCAAGCGCTTAACAAGATCCTTGAAGAAGATCCGAGCCTGCACTTTGATCGTGATGCTCAGACCAAGGAATTCATCCTTTCGGGCAGCGGCCAGCTTCATATCGAGACGGTCGTTGACAAGCTGAAGAACCGTTACCACGTCGAAGTAACGCTTCATCCCCCCAAGGTCCCGTACAAGGAGACGATCACGGCGACTGCCGAGGTTCAGGGCAGGCACAAGAAACAGTCCGGCGGCCGCGGACAGTTCGGCGACTGCAAATGCATCTTCGAACCGCTTGAACGCGGTGCCGGCTTCGAGTGGGTCGATAAGATATTCGGCGGTTCGATACCACAGAACTTCCGCCCTGCGGTTGAAAAAGGCATTCTCGAAGCCGCCCAAGGCGGAGCTATTGCCGGCTATCCGCTGGTCGATTTTCGCGTTACGCTGATCGACGGCAGCTATCACACGGTCGATTCGGACGAACATTCGTTCAGGGCCGCCGGACGCAAGGCCTTTCGCGCGGCAATGGAAAAAGCGAAGCCGACACTTCTCGAGCCGATAATGGATGTCGAGGTCTTCACGCCGCAGGAAGTATCGGGAGATATCATGGGCGATCTGAACTCACGCCGCGGCCGCGTCAGCGGTATGGAAATGCGCGGCAAACAGCAGGTCATCAAGGCAAAGGTGCCGCTTTCGGAAATGCTTGATTATCAATCGAAGCTGAACAGTGTAACGCAGGCGCGCGGCTCGTATCATATGCAGTTCTCGCACTACGATCCGCTTCCGGCCAATCTTTCGCAGAAGGTCGTTGATGAAGCAGTTGCATCCGGGCGTGTACGTGCTCAGGATGACGACGAATGA